A stretch of the Musa acuminata AAA Group cultivar baxijiao chromosome BXJ2-7, Cavendish_Baxijiao_AAA, whole genome shotgun sequence genome encodes the following:
- the LOC135616402 gene encoding disease resistance RPP8-like protein 3 — translation MHEMLNVQSGEWVRDGSLERMRNLRRLCLYKISSSDSEGLDNALGRLNRLVWLEMEGEALPANILCSSNHPHLRYLDLRGPLERLHLDNTHHDGPFLPNLAILNLGGTWLESDDVSSTLATLPNLERLYLVDEAVVGSVLVFPKGGFPRLQYLSIWTLQDLEEWRVEEGAMPCLRELHLWYCSNMRMLPEGLRGLTQLKLFDLNGMPVIERRIEKDTGEDYYKIQHVPSIKMPD, via the coding sequence ATGCATGAAATGCTGAATGTTCAAAGTGGGGAATGGGTGCGGGATGGTAGCTTGGAGAGAATGAGAAATCTTCGACGCTTGTGCTTGTACAAAATATCAAGCTCTGATTCCGAAGGTTTGGACAATGCTCTCGGGAGATTAAACCGACTTGTTTGGTTGGAAATGGAGGGAGAAGCGTTGCCAGCAAATATACTGTGTTCATCTAATCACCCTCACCTTCGATACTTAGATTTGAGGGGACCATTGGAGAGGCTTCATTTGGACAATACCCACCACGACGGTCCATTTCTTCCCAACTTGGCAATTCTTAATCTTGGCGGGACATGGTTGGAGAGTGATGATGTTTCTTCCACACTCGCAACACTGCCTAACCTCGAACGTCTTTATTTAGTAGATGAAGCAGTCGTGGGGAGCGTTTTGGTGTTTCCCAAGGGTGGCTTCCCCCGGCTGCAATATTTGTCTATTTGGACATTACAAGACTTGGAGGAGTGGAGGGTGGAAGAGGGGGCGATGCCTTGCCTCAGAGAATTACATCTTTGGTACTGCTCCAACATGAGAATGCTTCCGGAGGGACTGCGAGGACTCACCCAACTGAAGCTATTTGACCTTAATGGAATGCCAGTAATCGAGAGAAGGATCGAGAAGGATACTGGGGAGGATTATTACAAGATCCAGCACGTGCCTTCCATTAAAATGCCGGACTAA